The Nocardioides sp. S-1144 genome includes a region encoding these proteins:
- a CDS encoding DUF6263 family protein, translating to MKRPLAVLCVASLVPLLAACGDDPEPGDGPVVEVQEQGAEPRARLVIDVEVGHTETTVMTLDQDVDAGQSVDVPPIEMTLTNEVVSVDGDAIRVDTTYGESRVADQDDPAAADIEAALSELTGVTGSTTFTPSGEVTDSEIDIPDGVTSTVRQSMEQLTDQSSSLTVAFPEEELGAGATWTASSALELNGIEVQQTTSYELVSLEGDQYVIEVEVTQEFEPGEAEGFEVVSGDGTSTGTMRGTVGNLTASEVTTSGRTDIRVEAGGQEQTVSTETEMTVRTTVD from the coding sequence GTGAAGCGACCCCTCGCCGTCCTCTGCGTGGCCTCCCTGGTCCCCCTCCTCGCCGCCTGCGGTGACGACCCGGAGCCCGGGGACGGGCCGGTCGTCGAGGTCCAGGAGCAGGGCGCCGAGCCCCGCGCGCGGCTGGTCATCGACGTGGAGGTCGGTCACACCGAGACCACCGTGATGACCCTCGACCAGGACGTCGACGCGGGCCAGAGCGTCGACGTGCCGCCGATCGAGATGACGCTCACCAACGAGGTCGTGAGCGTCGACGGCGACGCGATCCGGGTCGACACGACCTACGGCGAGTCCCGGGTCGCCGACCAGGACGACCCCGCCGCCGCCGACATCGAGGCCGCCCTGTCGGAGCTGACCGGCGTCACCGGCTCGACCACCTTCACGCCGTCCGGTGAGGTGACCGACAGCGAGATCGACATCCCCGACGGTGTGACCAGCACCGTGCGCCAGTCGATGGAGCAGCTCACCGACCAGTCGTCGTCGCTCACGGTCGCGTTCCCGGAGGAGGAGCTCGGGGCCGGCGCGACCTGGACGGCGTCGAGCGCGCTCGAGCTGAACGGCATCGAGGTGCAGCAGACGACCTCCTACGAGCTGGTCTCCCTCGAGGGCGACCAGTACGTCATCGAGGTCGAGGTCACCCAGGAGTTCGAGCCCGGCGAGGCAGAGGGTTTCGAGGTCGTCTCCGGCGACGGCACCTCGACCGGCACGATGCGCGGGACGGTCGGCAACCTGACCGCGAGCGAGGTCACCACCAGCGGCCGCACCGACATCCGGGTCGAGGCCGGCGGCCAGGAGCAGACCGTCAGCACCGAGACCGAGATGACGGTGCGCACCACCGTCGACTGA